A DNA window from Rhizobium acidisoli contains the following coding sequences:
- a CDS encoding aldehyde dehydrogenase: protein MNISLLINGADRPASDGRTYDRIDPFTEKLASRAAAASLEDAAAAVDAASAAFGAWSKTGPGQRRAILMKAADIMDSKVDEFTRLMIEETGATAPWAGFNVMFAANILREAGAMTTQISGEIIPSNKPGTLAMGVRQAAGVCLAIAPWNAPVILATRAIAMPIACGNTAILKASEQCPGTHRLIATVLTEAGLPAGVLNVITNAPEDAPQIVAALIAHPAVKRVNFTGSTKVGKIIAEICGKHLKPALLELGGKAPLVILDDADIDGAVNAATFGAFMHQGQICMSTERIIVDSSIADAFVAKLAARASQLPAGDPRGHVVLGSLISLDAAKKMEELIADATAKGAKLVAGGKRSGTVVEATLLDHVTSDMRVYAEESFGPVKPIIRVSGEEEAIRIANDTEYGLSSAVFSRNIQRAMAVAARIESGICHINGPTVHDEAQMPFGGVKGSGYGRFGGKAAIAEFTDLRWITVEDSAQHYPF, encoded by the coding sequence ATGAATATTTCCCTCCTGATCAACGGCGCGGACCGCCCGGCCTCCGACGGCCGAACCTATGACCGCATCGATCCCTTCACCGAAAAGCTCGCCAGCCGCGCCGCCGCCGCGAGCCTGGAGGATGCCGCAGCCGCCGTCGACGCCGCTTCAGCCGCCTTCGGCGCTTGGTCGAAGACCGGCCCCGGCCAGCGCCGCGCGATCCTGATGAAGGCCGCAGACATCATGGATTCCAAGGTGGACGAGTTTACCCGGCTGATGATCGAGGAAACCGGCGCCACCGCGCCCTGGGCCGGCTTCAATGTCATGTTCGCCGCCAACATCCTGCGCGAAGCCGGCGCCATGACGACGCAGATCTCAGGCGAAATCATCCCTTCCAACAAACCCGGCACGCTCGCCATGGGCGTTCGCCAGGCGGCAGGCGTCTGTCTGGCAATTGCCCCCTGGAACGCGCCCGTCATCCTCGCCACCCGCGCCATCGCCATGCCGATTGCCTGCGGCAACACCGCCATCCTCAAAGCCTCCGAGCAATGTCCTGGCACGCACCGGCTGATCGCAACGGTGCTGACCGAAGCCGGCCTGCCGGCCGGCGTCCTCAACGTCATCACCAATGCGCCGGAAGATGCACCTCAGATCGTCGCTGCGCTGATCGCCCATCCCGCCGTCAAACGCGTCAACTTCACCGGATCGACCAAAGTCGGCAAGATCATCGCCGAGATTTGCGGCAAGCACCTCAAGCCTGCCCTTCTCGAGCTCGGCGGCAAGGCCCCGCTGGTTATTCTCGACGACGCCGATATCGACGGCGCGGTCAATGCCGCCACTTTCGGCGCCTTCATGCATCAGGGACAGATCTGCATGTCGACGGAGCGGATCATCGTCGATAGCTCGATCGCCGATGCGTTCGTCGCCAAACTCGCCGCCCGCGCCAGCCAGCTCCCGGCCGGCGACCCGCGCGGCCATGTCGTGCTCGGCTCGCTGATCAGCCTCGATGCCGCCAAGAAAATGGAAGAGCTGATCGCCGATGCGACGGCCAAAGGCGCAAAACTCGTGGCCGGCGGCAAGCGCTCCGGCACCGTGGTCGAGGCGACGCTGCTCGATCACGTGACATCGGACATGCGCGTCTATGCGGAAGAATCTTTCGGCCCGGTCAAGCCGATCATTCGCGTCTCGGGCGAGGAAGAAGCGATCCGCATCGCCAACGACACCGAATACGGCCTGTCATCCGCCGTCTTCAGCCGCAATATCCAGCGGGCAATGGCGGTTGCGGCGCGGATCGAATCCGGCATCTGCCACATCAATGGCCCGACCGTGCACGACGAGGCGCAAATGCCCTTCGGCGGCGTCAAGGGCAGCGGCTACGGCCGCTTCGGCGGCAAGGCGGCGATCGCAGAGTTCACCGATCTGCGCTGGATCACGGTCGAAGATTCCGCCCAGCATTATCCCTTCTGA
- a CDS encoding chemotaxis protein, whose translation MRRGSASVVETMNGSGPNTTYQGRDIGDLDPADQKAKFCAEIAAFANAAMDGNLTRRMNADYTDPDLRRSAALLNELISSIDDNLYDFNDAMAAFAHGDLRVGMRDKHRGAFRPLQKNFNLAVATIRTVLGERGSERFTDKATKFRRMMAAVRVNAVVADIRASDEDSRSVPSPPHDLWLKLAEALRGSSV comes from the coding sequence ATGCGCAGAGGCTCGGCGTCTGTGGTCGAAACAATGAACGGCTCCGGACCGAATACGACCTATCAGGGCCGGGATATCGGCGATCTCGATCCGGCAGATCAAAAAGCCAAATTCTGCGCTGAAATCGCAGCATTCGCCAATGCCGCCATGGATGGAAACCTGACGCGGCGAATGAATGCCGACTACACCGATCCGGATCTTCGCCGCTCGGCGGCGCTACTCAATGAACTGATTTCGTCGATCGACGACAATCTCTACGACTTCAACGATGCGATGGCGGCCTTCGCCCACGGGGATCTCCGCGTCGGCATGCGGGACAAACACCGTGGGGCGTTCAGGCCGTTGCAGAAAAATTTCAATCTGGCCGTCGCAACGATCCGCACGGTGCTGGGCGAGCGCGGCTCGGAGCGGTTCACGGACAAGGCCACAAAATTTCGGCGGATGATGGCGGCGGTGAGAGTAAACGCGGTTGTCGCCGATATTCGGGCCTCCGACGAAGATTCGCGGTCGGTTCCCTCGCCGCCCCACGATCTCTGGCTGAAGCTTGCCGAGGCTCTGCGCGGTTCCTCGGTCTGA
- a CDS encoding DUF2169 family type VI secretion system accessory protein codes for MELINRLPFPAMAFRQFDANGDLDCVVSVRGTFVHRQGQALAIAAKQEDFQWEDAYDGDPHAGPLLRQTDLTPEKAGTDITFLGNAYAPNGAPARSWQVGLRVGELSKKLEVHGPRFWRPVIKEKWAGFSAKEAKHVLTDWQLTEAEPASQVPMCWSKSYGGQVPGTGDPETETPADVEARNPLGCGIVNLEMPSDHAPVAAPQITLPGETLNWREPAAPQGLGLVSPWWRSRQQHAGTYDDVWLNERHPLLPRDFDARFWQSAHPDLVAVPHLAGDEDYQLDYLHTRFARALGRLPGITLGVRCVGHDRDEWHVLSLDGVHFDWRDDERVMLTWRARFSLAEALGTELTLTRVRLNVEADAPGGVAA; via the coding sequence TTGGAACTGATCAACCGGCTTCCCTTTCCAGCCATGGCCTTTCGGCAATTCGACGCCAACGGCGATTTGGATTGTGTCGTGTCGGTTCGCGGGACGTTCGTTCACCGCCAGGGCCAGGCGCTCGCCATCGCCGCAAAGCAGGAGGACTTCCAGTGGGAAGACGCCTATGACGGTGATCCCCATGCCGGCCCTTTGTTGCGCCAAACCGATCTCACGCCCGAGAAGGCCGGGACCGATATCACCTTCCTCGGTAATGCTTATGCGCCGAACGGCGCACCGGCGCGTTCATGGCAAGTCGGTCTGCGCGTCGGAGAGTTGTCCAAAAAGCTTGAGGTCCATGGCCCGCGTTTTTGGCGCCCTGTTATCAAGGAAAAATGGGCCGGCTTTTCGGCCAAGGAAGCCAAACACGTCTTGACGGACTGGCAACTTACCGAAGCCGAGCCGGCATCCCAGGTGCCAATGTGCTGGAGCAAATCCTATGGCGGTCAGGTTCCCGGCACCGGCGATCCGGAGACCGAAACACCAGCCGATGTCGAAGCACGCAATCCGCTCGGCTGCGGCATCGTCAATCTCGAGATGCCGTCGGATCACGCCCCTGTCGCCGCACCACAGATTACCTTACCTGGTGAGACGCTGAATTGGCGCGAGCCGGCCGCGCCGCAGGGATTGGGCCTCGTGTCGCCGTGGTGGCGGTCCCGCCAGCAACACGCGGGCACTTATGACGATGTCTGGCTCAACGAGCGCCACCCGCTTCTGCCCAGGGATTTCGATGCGCGTTTCTGGCAATCTGCTCATCCAGATCTCGTTGCCGTTCCGCATCTGGCCGGTGACGAGGATTATCAGTTGGATTATCTGCACACGCGCTTTGCGCGCGCCTTAGGGCGGCTGCCGGGAATAACGCTGGGGGTACGGTGTGTCGGCCATGATCGCGACGAATGGCACGTGCTGTCACTCGACGGCGTACATTTCGACTGGCGAGACGACGAGCGAGTGATGCTGACCTGGCGAGCCCGCTTTTCGCTTGCGGAGGCTCTCGGAACCGAGCTGACGCTGACGCGGGTACGGCTTAACGTCGAGGCCGATGCTCCTGGCGGGGTAGCGGCATGA
- a CDS encoding branched-chain amino acid ABC transporter permease translates to MTFVSNGISIERWTKSSRVALGSMAAVLILLIFAPAVLGAGAIDRMTALFIYVILAAMWNALAGFGGLVSVGQQVFFGLGAYFTIRLADAGLDPFVSIFAAAIVTGALSIPLSLFMLRLKGGEFAIGMWVVAELAHLLVNLDRLIQGETGTSLISLNVYDSGTRRATIYWLALASMAALLGALFMLMRSRAGAAMQAIRDNEEAATSVGVRVIATKRLLFVLAAFGIAIAGGLWLATATTFQPKTYFSVQWTAYMIFMVLVGGIGKFEGAILGAILFFVIETFFGAAGVWYLIGLGATALIFSLYLPRGLWGEIERRFDFQLLPVGYRLKLPGPTKIKWKE, encoded by the coding sequence ATGACATTCGTCTCCAATGGAATTTCGATCGAGCGCTGGACGAAATCGTCGCGAGTGGCGCTCGGCTCCATGGCCGCGGTTCTCATCCTGCTGATCTTCGCTCCCGCCGTGCTCGGTGCCGGCGCGATCGACAGGATGACCGCCCTGTTCATCTATGTGATCCTGGCCGCCATGTGGAATGCGCTCGCCGGCTTCGGCGGGCTCGTCTCGGTCGGCCAGCAGGTGTTCTTCGGCCTCGGCGCCTATTTCACCATTCGCCTCGCCGATGCCGGGCTCGATCCCTTCGTCTCGATCTTCGCCGCCGCGATCGTGACCGGCGCATTGTCGATCCCGCTTTCGCTGTTCATGCTGCGCCTGAAGGGCGGCGAGTTCGCGATCGGCATGTGGGTCGTAGCCGAACTCGCCCATCTGCTCGTCAACCTCGACCGGCTCATCCAGGGGGAAACGGGGACGTCGCTGATCTCACTCAACGTCTATGACAGCGGCACGCGGCGGGCCACGATCTACTGGCTTGCGCTGGCGTCCATGGCGGCCCTGCTCGGCGCGCTCTTCATGCTGATGCGCAGCCGCGCGGGCGCGGCGATGCAGGCGATCCGCGACAATGAAGAGGCGGCGACCTCGGTCGGCGTGCGGGTGATCGCCACAAAGAGGCTGCTCTTCGTGCTCGCCGCCTTCGGTATCGCCATCGCCGGCGGCCTGTGGCTGGCGACCGCCACGACTTTCCAGCCGAAGACCTATTTCAGCGTCCAGTGGACGGCCTACATGATCTTCATGGTGCTCGTCGGCGGGATCGGCAAGTTCGAGGGCGCGATTCTCGGCGCCATCCTGTTCTTCGTCATCGAAACCTTCTTCGGGGCAGCCGGCGTCTGGTACCTGATCGGCCTCGGCGCCACCGCCCTGATCTTCTCGCTCTATCTGCCGCGTGGCCTCTGGGGCGAAATCGAGCGCCGCTTCGACTTCCAGCTTCTGCCCGTCGGCTACCGGCTGAAACTGCCCGGCCCCACCAAGATCAAATGGAAAGAATGA
- the tssI gene encoding type VI secretion system tip protein TssI/VgrG, with protein MDDLQSLAADFIQANRILKIVSPLGEDQLLPERVTIEEGISSLFEIRISARAKKPSVKPEELIGRLMDVSVEVQQGDREGGVRRPFNGLVTELNEGPPITRGLRSYSMVLRPQMWLLSRRSDCRIWMDKTSVDIVETLFSEHGIPAPDTSGVITPPPPQHYSVQWNETDLAFLTRRFEEDGLFYWFSHEDGKHKLHVADSARSWLGPSPSAQGEGQVRLAQGSADRNHITEWSRRYSYVPGQRAGADWNFETPRMVPGTMTPSLVQMPEATKRELYEYPARISSVAEAERAEKLRMQASEADHDRVFGGSTSRILEAGRRFTPYEVAHPDHAYEEHVVVKATHTVVDRSYETNSNEPEYTNTFEAVPSRVSMTPHRETKRPRIEGTQVVIVAGPSGEEIHPDQYGRIKLWFPWDRKAKKDGSDTCWVRVSQVWGGGTWGAQVIPRIGMEVMVAFVDGDPDRPLVTGVVPNPANTVPYDLPANKTRMVMRSNTHKGTGFNEMTFEDEAGQENMFFHAQKDQTTRVLNDRTKRIDRHEVSAIGANRTVEVGGNQKHEVGGSMNTVVGGTGPMAMALMGAVSGLSGHTAGLLAQAGQIAGGGGAGLAAFAGTVASSALGFLGAGGLGSRDGVVSGPSPRADAGTALAGSGTGVGDAASGLFPLPGIMNTIVGAFKSDTIGIARAEQIGMSKVTNVGQTSLESVGKFKKIAVGEEFVIECGDSKFIMKANGEVIILGKTFNFVATEHFQMRGKPIDLN; from the coding sequence ATGGACGATTTGCAATCCCTCGCCGCCGATTTCATCCAGGCGAACCGTATTCTGAAGATCGTCTCGCCGCTCGGTGAAGACCAGCTTCTGCCGGAGCGTGTGACGATCGAGGAGGGTATTTCCTCACTCTTCGAAATCAGGATTTCGGCACGCGCCAAGAAACCATCCGTCAAGCCGGAGGAACTGATCGGCCGGCTGATGGATGTTTCCGTCGAGGTGCAGCAGGGCGATCGCGAGGGTGGCGTGCGCCGACCGTTCAACGGCCTGGTGACCGAACTCAACGAGGGGCCGCCGATCACCCGCGGCTTGCGCTCCTATTCCATGGTGCTCAGGCCGCAGATGTGGCTGCTGTCGCGCCGTTCCGACTGCCGCATCTGGATGGACAAGACCTCGGTCGATATCGTCGAAACCCTGTTCTCAGAGCACGGAATCCCGGCGCCGGATACGTCGGGCGTCATTACGCCACCGCCGCCGCAGCATTATTCGGTGCAGTGGAACGAAACCGACCTTGCCTTCCTCACCCGCCGCTTCGAAGAGGACGGGCTGTTCTACTGGTTTTCGCACGAAGATGGCAAACACAAGCTGCATGTGGCCGACAGTGCGCGCTCCTGGCTCGGCCCGTCGCCCTCGGCGCAGGGCGAGGGGCAGGTCCGCCTGGCGCAGGGCTCGGCCGACCGCAACCACATCACCGAATGGAGCCGTCGTTATTCCTATGTGCCGGGGCAGCGGGCCGGCGCGGACTGGAATTTCGAGACACCGCGCATGGTGCCCGGCACGATGACGCCGTCGCTGGTGCAGATGCCGGAGGCGACCAAACGCGAGCTCTACGAATATCCGGCGCGCATTTCTTCCGTCGCTGAAGCCGAGCGGGCGGAAAAACTCAGGATGCAGGCCTCCGAGGCCGACCACGACCGCGTCTTCGGCGGCTCGACATCCCGTATTCTGGAGGCAGGACGCCGCTTCACGCCTTATGAGGTCGCCCACCCCGACCATGCCTATGAAGAGCACGTGGTGGTCAAGGCGACGCATACCGTCGTCGACCGGTCCTACGAGACCAACAGCAACGAGCCCGAATACACCAACACCTTCGAGGCGGTTCCGTCGCGGGTGTCGATGACGCCACATCGCGAGACGAAGCGGCCGCGCATCGAAGGCACGCAGGTGGTGATCGTCGCCGGTCCTTCCGGCGAGGAGATCCACCCCGACCAATACGGCCGCATCAAGCTGTGGTTCCCCTGGGACCGCAAGGCCAAGAAGGATGGCTCCGACACCTGCTGGGTGCGCGTCAGCCAGGTCTGGGGCGGCGGAACCTGGGGCGCCCAGGTCATTCCGCGCATCGGCATGGAAGTGATGGTCGCCTTCGTCGACGGCGACCCCGATCGGCCGCTGGTGACAGGTGTGGTGCCGAACCCCGCCAATACGGTCCCCTACGACCTGCCGGCCAACAAGACGCGCATGGTCATGCGCTCGAACACCCATAAGGGAACCGGCTTCAATGAAATGACCTTCGAGGACGAAGCCGGCCAGGAGAACATGTTCTTCCACGCCCAGAAGGACCAGACGACACGGGTCTTGAACGACCGCACCAAACGTATCGACCGCCACGAGGTCTCGGCCATCGGCGCGAACCGCACCGTCGAAGTCGGCGGCAACCAGAAACACGAGGTCGGCGGCTCGATGAACACGGTCGTCGGCGGCACCGGGCCGATGGCGATGGCGTTGATGGGGGCGGTGAGCGGTCTTTCAGGGCACACGGCGGGGCTATTGGCACAGGCCGGCCAAATTGCAGGCGGCGGAGGGGCCGGGCTTGCGGCCTTTGCCGGCACGGTTGCGTCTTCGGCGCTCGGTTTCCTCGGCGCCGGCGGGCTTGGCAGCCGCGACGGCGTGGTGTCAGGGCCGTCGCCGAGAGCGGATGCGGGTACCGCACTTGCCGGCTCCGGCACGGGCGTTGGGGATGCAGCCTCCGGCCTCTTTCCGCTCCCCGGCATCATGAACACGATCGTCGGCGCCTTCAAATCCGACACGATCGGCATTGCCCGCGCCGAGCAGATCGGCATGAGCAAGGTGACCAATGTCGGCCAGACTTCGCTCGAGAGCGTCGGCAAATTCAAGAAGATCGCCGTCGGCGAAGAATTCGTCATCGAATGCGGCGATTCCAAATTCATCATGAAAGCCAATGGCGAAGTGATCATCCTCGGCAAGACATTCAACTTCGTCGCCACCGAGCACTTCCAGATGCGCGGCAAGCCGATCGACCTGAACTGA
- a CDS encoding coniferyl-alcohol dehydrogenase — protein MLFGKTILVTGVASGIGARTAELAGQMGAEVIGVDVREPANGSAAFIKGDLSTPSGVAEIVARLPARLDALANVAGLSGNTGVVSTLAVNFYGLRALSEAVAPRLREGGAIVNVASIAGYGWRANLERAKSLTSIEGFPDVAAIVAEHGLTDEQAYPLSKELLLLWTMRAAHQPLFKARGIRVNAVSPGPVETPILKQFRTVLGDARVDSDITRVGRAGTSADIAPAVLFLCSDGGRWINGANLAADGGLEASINADVLGF, from the coding sequence ATGCTTTTTGGTAAAACAATCCTGGTGACCGGCGTGGCCTCGGGCATCGGCGCCCGGACGGCTGAGTTGGCCGGCCAGATGGGCGCTGAGGTGATCGGCGTCGATGTGCGCGAACCGGCCAATGGAAGTGCCGCCTTCATCAAGGGCGATCTGTCCACGCCATCGGGCGTCGCTGAGATCGTTGCACGGCTCCCGGCGCGCCTCGATGCGCTCGCCAATGTCGCCGGCCTTTCCGGCAATACCGGCGTCGTCTCGACGCTCGCGGTCAATTTCTACGGCCTGCGTGCCTTGTCGGAAGCGGTGGCACCTCGCTTGCGCGAAGGCGGCGCCATCGTCAACGTCGCCTCGATCGCCGGTTACGGCTGGCGCGCCAATCTCGAGCGGGCGAAGTCGCTGACATCGATCGAGGGCTTTCCCGATGTGGCGGCAATCGTTGCCGAACATGGCCTCACGGATGAGCAAGCCTATCCGCTCTCCAAGGAACTGCTGCTGCTCTGGACCATGCGCGCGGCCCACCAGCCTTTGTTCAAAGCGCGCGGCATCCGCGTCAATGCGGTGAGCCCCGGGCCGGTGGAAACGCCGATCCTCAAACAGTTTCGCACCGTGCTCGGCGACGCCAGGGTCGATAGCGACATCACCCGGGTCGGCCGCGCCGGCACATCAGCCGATATCGCACCCGCCGTGCTTTTCCTCTGCTCGGATGGCGGGCGCTGGATCAACGGCGCCAATCTTGCCGCCGACGGCGGCCTCGAAGCATCGATCAACGCCGACGTCCTCGGCTTCTAG
- a CDS encoding PAAR-like domain-containing protein, giving the protein MSIPRDNYVGEPDYPSPWTTKLPREGLRDLDEARVVSLSPDVCLTPVGSSAVPIPYPIVDYCGHDKDYTPSVRFTGKKAMVMRSCTTHVHGDAPGTKKGFKSGTVENICEPIDHAEQVRAEGSHVIRHLDRFWMNNRNTQGEAIFVRGTQTYAPPEDDDPVRGSLRSNGASSDEGRVISDASPEPLIMGAQYAQANVGTMTNPGGGLVGGTTRGATTTAPSTTQTPTASWPKIGSAVLKRFGIWGRVGSLVLDDLGKTQAEKAAEARAFQAILSGPGDYVMTQNRLLGGREHVSNPLDMFKSSTWEGKYGLIINDNERVPLANDILSTLAGKPMDVRTMSDAEVQSVLSPFQGLSEDQIEQKLKEITEARKKEEEEQKPKPEEPTPVPILPDSSVRIDEDYNRRCPIKTISFESHGKRDEFERQIEEQEGRLNRMPVSEYMQRRAPILPGVPGRQQTLASRRAASLPYQNNVRNAYIRDNQLAYVAQYGRKAWQDHLSSLAATHELDLIAGGYENEISGMGGTVENSSIGPQWRADSRSGALDRHAQELARNGCPMMRVNLVVK; this is encoded by the coding sequence ATGAGCATCCCGCGCGACAACTATGTCGGCGAGCCCGATTACCCAAGCCCCTGGACGACGAAACTACCCCGAGAGGGATTGCGCGACTTGGACGAGGCGCGGGTCGTTTCGCTGTCGCCGGATGTCTGCCTGACGCCGGTCGGCTCGTCCGCCGTCCCCATCCCGTACCCGATCGTCGACTATTGCGGGCACGACAAAGATTATACGCCATCCGTCCGCTTCACCGGCAAAAAGGCGATGGTCATGCGCTCGTGCACGACGCATGTCCACGGTGATGCTCCGGGAACGAAAAAGGGTTTCAAATCCGGTACCGTTGAAAATATTTGCGAGCCGATTGATCATGCCGAGCAGGTACGCGCCGAAGGTTCCCACGTTATCCGTCATCTCGACCGCTTTTGGATGAACAATCGGAATACGCAGGGTGAAGCGATCTTCGTGCGCGGGACACAGACATACGCTCCGCCGGAAGACGATGATCCGGTTCGGGGATCGCTGCGCTCGAATGGTGCCAGTTCAGACGAAGGCCGTGTGATAAGCGATGCCTCGCCCGAGCCGCTGATCATGGGTGCGCAATATGCGCAAGCGAATGTCGGCACAATGACGAATCCAGGCGGCGGACTGGTAGGTGGAACGACGAGGGGCGCGACCACAACCGCTCCGTCCACGACGCAGACGCCGACCGCCAGTTGGCCTAAAATTGGTTCGGCGGTACTCAAAAGATTTGGAATCTGGGGGCGCGTCGGGTCGCTGGTCCTAGACGATCTCGGCAAAACGCAGGCTGAGAAAGCTGCGGAAGCGCGCGCTTTCCAAGCGATCCTTTCTGGCCCCGGCGATTACGTCATGACTCAAAATCGCCTCCTTGGCGGTCGCGAACATGTCAGCAATCCTTTGGATATGTTCAAATCTTCGACCTGGGAAGGGAAATACGGCCTCATTATCAATGACAACGAACGCGTTCCGCTCGCCAATGATATTTTGTCGACATTGGCCGGAAAGCCGATGGACGTCCGCACAATGTCGGATGCCGAAGTTCAAAGCGTCCTCTCTCCCTTCCAGGGGTTGTCGGAAGACCAGATCGAGCAGAAGCTCAAGGAGATAACCGAGGCTCGGAAAAAGGAAGAAGAGGAGCAGAAACCAAAGCCGGAGGAGCCAACGCCGGTTCCCATCTTGCCGGATAGTAGCGTTCGTATTGATGAAGATTATAACCGGCGCTGCCCAATCAAGACGATTTCCTTCGAGAGCCACGGAAAGCGGGATGAATTCGAACGGCAGATTGAGGAACAGGAGGGGCGTCTCAATAGGATGCCTGTATCCGAGTATATGCAGAGGCGCGCGCCGATCCTACCGGGCGTGCCTGGACGTCAACAAACCCTAGCGTCTCGCCGAGCCGCATCCCTCCCTTATCAAAACAATGTGCGGAACGCTTACATCCGAGATAATCAACTGGCCTATGTTGCTCAGTATGGACGTAAAGCGTGGCAGGATCACCTCTCCTCTCTGGCAGCAACCCACGAGTTGGACCTGATTGCAGGCGGGTATGAAAATGAGATATCTGGCATGGGTGGTACTGTAGAAAACAGCTCCATAGGACCTCAATGGCGAGCCGACAGCCGCAGCGGCGCGCTCGACCGGCATGCGCAAGAACTCGCACGCAACGGTTGCCCGATGATGCGTGTTAACCTCGTTGTCAAATAG
- a CDS encoding GAD-like domain-containing protein has protein sequence MSVTPRRPLQEVLDEFGPLKDSTTVSASQAEGYRGRLPDAMVDFWIEHGRGQWRDGLYWICDPEPIMPVLHALFAGDPEFDAARMVPFMRDAFGEVSIWHPKFKVITLNVNSGTVTTTDITTKVIEGIPPFDDDMAVAAAVDANVFDVHGWVDSRSGKPVFETVRRRLGPISANQVYTMVPHFRLGGDGAAKDFSIGGFIEYLGVLTQMGSFTFERYVDPKEGGRGAFGHLEAVRTIGHDRLIDN, from the coding sequence ATGTCTGTTACACCTCGGCGTCCCCTGCAGGAAGTCCTGGATGAATTCGGGCCGCTCAAAGATAGTACAACGGTTTCTGCTTCGCAGGCTGAGGGCTATCGTGGGAGGCTCCCTGACGCCATGGTTGATTTCTGGATTGAACATGGTCGCGGGCAGTGGCGCGATGGTCTCTACTGGATCTGCGATCCTGAGCCAATAATGCCTGTTCTGCATGCGTTGTTTGCTGGCGATCCGGAATTCGACGCCGCAAGAATGGTGCCCTTCATGCGTGATGCATTCGGTGAAGTCAGCATCTGGCATCCCAAATTTAAGGTGATCACACTCAATGTGAATTCCGGCACGGTCACCACCACGGACATTACTACCAAAGTCATCGAGGGCATTCCTCCCTTCGATGACGATATGGCGGTAGCCGCCGCCGTGGACGCCAATGTTTTCGATGTTCACGGCTGGGTGGATTCTAGGAGCGGCAAGCCTGTTTTCGAGACCGTGCGTCGTCGGCTCGGGCCGATCAGTGCCAATCAGGTTTATACTATGGTCCCGCATTTCCGCCTCGGCGGTGACGGTGCCGCAAAGGATTTCTCAATCGGCGGATTTATCGAATATCTGGGCGTTCTAACACAGATGGGATCCTTTACATTTGAACGCTACGTCGATCCAAAGGAGGGTGGTCGGGGTGCCTTTGGGCATCTCGAAGCTGTTCGTACGATCGGACATGACCGCCTGATCGATAATTGA